The Bemisia tabaci chromosome 8, PGI_BMITA_v3 genome has a segment encoding these proteins:
- the LOC109044469 gene encoding uncharacterized protein isoform X1, with protein sequence MRLLGENELDLFQMDEDAPQIAGIIDERPPELQTLESYRNSKRWKVVAESDELTISDVHAEAEERKKLTSKNNKEIAHRFISHNIEKPDSERSKLNSKSEKNLDSKKVSKSSSSKLPEKSRHVDSSESSPRPSKIRKSKNDSDFSPPRSSKRNSGNSSDLSPPRPTRRKSKSSDSDQSPHRPSKNNKYSNDSDMSPPRKKVFRSKHRSGNDSDLSPPRSSIRRGNSSDLSPPRPTRRKSRSSDSDQSPRRPSKKNKYSDNSDLSPPRKKVSRSKHRSGHDSDLSPPRSSIRRGNSSDLSPPRPTRRKSRSSDSDQSPRRPSKKNKYSDNSDMSPPRKKVSRSKHRSGNDSDLSPPRSANRREPRNNSGSLTKNPSRRTPPRFSEKHWSSHNYNASSRRSKNRQSGSDSDLSPPRPFSKPFAKMERNSKDGKLSSSKDHSDKKSGFRDRSPESLSRNSHQTKMTETLSGKRAGLQDAAALKEENVKFQEREDIAFKQMSASVSGEGAAAVVRDRRTGRRRDPEKEEAYKKRKEAVDGVIKEKYAKWGQGLKQTQEYQERLEELLHEAEKPFARHADDKDLDDFLKNQERDGDPMLEYLREKKEKSGASSNAKPVYKGPYPPNRFNIRPGFRWDGVDRSNGFEKQWFAKQNERKAVSDEAYKWSTSDM encoded by the exons ATGCGGCTGCTAGGTGAAAATGAGCTGGATCTCTTTCAGATGGATGAAGATGCCCCTCAAATAGCCGGCATAATCGACGAAAGGCCACCGGAACTTCAGACGTTGGAATCGTACCGGAACTCAAAGCGATGGAAGGTAGTCGCAGAAAGTGATGAGCTCACCATCTCTGATGTGCACGCTGAAGctgaagaaaggaaaaagttGACTAgcaaaaataacaaagaaataGCACACAGGTTCATCTCGCACAACATTGAGAAACCTGATTCTGAAAGGAGTAAGTTGAATTCtaaatcagagaaaaatctaGACAGTAAGAAAGTGTCTAAATCATCCTCGTCAAAGCTTCCTGAGAAAAGTAGGCATGTTGACTCCAGTGAGTCATCTCCGCGGCcctcaaaaattagaaaatctaaaaatgacTCTGATTTCTCCCCTCCAAGATCTTCAAAACGTAATTCAGGAAATAGCTCAGATCTTTCACCTCCGAGACCCACAAGGAGGAAATCAAAGAGCAGTGATTCTGATCAATCTCCACATAGACCctccaaaaataataaatatagtAATGATTCTGATATGTCACCACCTAGAAAGAAAGTCTTCAGAAGCAAACACAGATCGGGCAATGATTCAGACCTCTCCCCGCCAAGATCCTCTATTAGACGAGGAAATAGCTCAGATCTTTCACCTCCGAGACCCACAAGGAGGAAATCAAGAAGCAGTGATTCTGATCAATCTCCGCGTAGaccctccaaaaaaaataaatatagtgATAATTCTGATTTGTCACCACCTAGAAAGAAAGTCTCCAGAAGCAAACACAGATCGGGCCATGATTCAGACCTCTCCCCGCCAAGATCCTCTATTAGACGAGGAAATAGCTCAGATCTTTCACCTCCGAGACCCACAAGGAGGAAATCAAGGAGCAGTGATTCTGATCAATCTCCGCGTAGaccctccaaaaaaaataaatatagtgATAATTCTGATATGTCACCACCTAGAAAGAAAGTCTCTAGAAGCAAACATAGATCGGGCAATGATTCAGACCTCTCACCGCCAAGATCCGCTAATAGGCGAGAACCTAGGAATAATTCAGGTTCTTTGACCAAGAATCCCTCCAGGCGAACTCCACCTAGGTTCTCAGAGAAGCACTGGTCCAGCCATAATTACAATGCTTCTTCAAGGAGGTCAAAAAACCGTCAATCAGGAAGTGATTCTGATCTTTCCCCTCCTCGCCCCTTTAGCAAGCCTTTTGCCAAGATGGAGAGAAACTCCAAAGACGGCAAGTTATCTAGCTCCAAGGATCATAGTGATAAAAAATCTGGTTTCAGGGATCGGTCGCCGGAAAGCTTGAG CAGGAATTCCCATCAAACCAAAATGACTGAAACCCTCTCCGGGAAAAGAGCCGGTTTACAGGATGCAGCCGCCTTGAAGgaggaaaatgtaaaattccAAGAAAGAGAAGACATTGCTTTCAAGCAG ATGAGTGCTAGTGTTTCCGGAGAAGGTGCAGCTGCAGTTGTTCGTGATCGCAGAACAGGCAGACGGAGAGATCCAGAGAAAGAGGAAGCATACAAAAAACGTAAAGAGGCAGTTGATGGtgttatcaaagaaaaatatgctaaATGGGGTCAAGG TTTAAAACAAACGCAAGAATATCAAGAAAGGTTGGAGGAGTTGCTGCACGAGGCAGAGAAACCGTTTGCTCGCCATGCAGATGATAAAGATTTGGACGATTTTCTCAAGAATCAAGAAAGGGATGGTGATCCCATGTTGGAATATCTCcgtgagaaaaaagagaagagtgGAGCCTCTTCTAATG CGAAACCTGTGTACAAAGGGCCATATCCTCCGAACAGATTCAACATCAGGCCAGGATTTCGGTGGGATGGCGTCGATCGCTCGAATGGTTTTGAAAAGCAGTGGTTTGCCAAGCAAAACGAACGGAAAGCTGTCAGTGATGAAGCCTACAAATGGAGCACATCTGATATGTGA
- the LOC109044469 gene encoding uncharacterized protein isoform X2 yields the protein MRLLGENELDLFQMDEDAPQIAGIIDERPPELQTLESYRNSKRWKVVAESDELTISDVHAEAEERKKLTSKNNKEIAHRFISHNIEKPDSERSKLNSKSEKNLDSKKVSKSSSSKLPEKSRHVDSSESSPRPSKIRKSKNDSDFSPPRSSKRNSGNSSDLSPPRPTRRKSKSSDSDQSPHRPSKNNKYSNDSDMSPPRKKVFRSKHRSGNDSDLSPPRSSIRRGNSSDLSPPRPTRRKSRSSDSDQSPRRPSKKNKYSDNSDLSPPRKKVSRSKHRSGHDSDLSPPRSSIRRGNSSDLSPPRPTRRKSRSSDSDQSPRRPSKKNKYSDNSDMSPPRKKVSRSKHRSGNDSDLSPPRSANRREPRNNSGSLTKNPSRRTPPRFSEKHWSSHNYNASSRRSKNRQSGSDSDLSPPRPFSKPFAKMERNSKDGKLSSSKDHSDKKSGFRDRSPESLRNSHQTKMTETLSGKRAGLQDAAALKEENVKFQEREDIAFKQMSASVSGEGAAAVVRDRRTGRRRDPEKEEAYKKRKEAVDGVIKEKYAKWGQGLKQTQEYQERLEELLHEAEKPFARHADDKDLDDFLKNQERDGDPMLEYLREKKEKSGASSNAKPVYKGPYPPNRFNIRPGFRWDGVDRSNGFEKQWFAKQNERKAVSDEAYKWSTSDM from the exons ATGCGGCTGCTAGGTGAAAATGAGCTGGATCTCTTTCAGATGGATGAAGATGCCCCTCAAATAGCCGGCATAATCGACGAAAGGCCACCGGAACTTCAGACGTTGGAATCGTACCGGAACTCAAAGCGATGGAAGGTAGTCGCAGAAAGTGATGAGCTCACCATCTCTGATGTGCACGCTGAAGctgaagaaaggaaaaagttGACTAgcaaaaataacaaagaaataGCACACAGGTTCATCTCGCACAACATTGAGAAACCTGATTCTGAAAGGAGTAAGTTGAATTCtaaatcagagaaaaatctaGACAGTAAGAAAGTGTCTAAATCATCCTCGTCAAAGCTTCCTGAGAAAAGTAGGCATGTTGACTCCAGTGAGTCATCTCCGCGGCcctcaaaaattagaaaatctaaaaatgacTCTGATTTCTCCCCTCCAAGATCTTCAAAACGTAATTCAGGAAATAGCTCAGATCTTTCACCTCCGAGACCCACAAGGAGGAAATCAAAGAGCAGTGATTCTGATCAATCTCCACATAGACCctccaaaaataataaatatagtAATGATTCTGATATGTCACCACCTAGAAAGAAAGTCTTCAGAAGCAAACACAGATCGGGCAATGATTCAGACCTCTCCCCGCCAAGATCCTCTATTAGACGAGGAAATAGCTCAGATCTTTCACCTCCGAGACCCACAAGGAGGAAATCAAGAAGCAGTGATTCTGATCAATCTCCGCGTAGaccctccaaaaaaaataaatatagtgATAATTCTGATTTGTCACCACCTAGAAAGAAAGTCTCCAGAAGCAAACACAGATCGGGCCATGATTCAGACCTCTCCCCGCCAAGATCCTCTATTAGACGAGGAAATAGCTCAGATCTTTCACCTCCGAGACCCACAAGGAGGAAATCAAGGAGCAGTGATTCTGATCAATCTCCGCGTAGaccctccaaaaaaaataaatatagtgATAATTCTGATATGTCACCACCTAGAAAGAAAGTCTCTAGAAGCAAACATAGATCGGGCAATGATTCAGACCTCTCACCGCCAAGATCCGCTAATAGGCGAGAACCTAGGAATAATTCAGGTTCTTTGACCAAGAATCCCTCCAGGCGAACTCCACCTAGGTTCTCAGAGAAGCACTGGTCCAGCCATAATTACAATGCTTCTTCAAGGAGGTCAAAAAACCGTCAATCAGGAAGTGATTCTGATCTTTCCCCTCCTCGCCCCTTTAGCAAGCCTTTTGCCAAGATGGAGAGAAACTCCAAAGACGGCAAGTTATCTAGCTCCAAGGATCATAGTGATAAAAAATCTGGTTTCAGGGATCGGTCGCCGGAAAGCTTGAG GAATTCCCATCAAACCAAAATGACTGAAACCCTCTCCGGGAAAAGAGCCGGTTTACAGGATGCAGCCGCCTTGAAGgaggaaaatgtaaaattccAAGAAAGAGAAGACATTGCTTTCAAGCAG ATGAGTGCTAGTGTTTCCGGAGAAGGTGCAGCTGCAGTTGTTCGTGATCGCAGAACAGGCAGACGGAGAGATCCAGAGAAAGAGGAAGCATACAAAAAACGTAAAGAGGCAGTTGATGGtgttatcaaagaaaaatatgctaaATGGGGTCAAGG TTTAAAACAAACGCAAGAATATCAAGAAAGGTTGGAGGAGTTGCTGCACGAGGCAGAGAAACCGTTTGCTCGCCATGCAGATGATAAAGATTTGGACGATTTTCTCAAGAATCAAGAAAGGGATGGTGATCCCATGTTGGAATATCTCcgtgagaaaaaagagaagagtgGAGCCTCTTCTAATG CGAAACCTGTGTACAAAGGGCCATATCCTCCGAACAGATTCAACATCAGGCCAGGATTTCGGTGGGATGGCGTCGATCGCTCGAATGGTTTTGAAAAGCAGTGGTTTGCCAAGCAAAACGAACGGAAAGCTGTCAGTGATGAAGCCTACAAATGGAGCACATCTGATATGTGA
- the LOC109044471 gene encoding aldo-keto reductase 1B isoform X2 translates to MASEIPFVTFNNGQKFPTFGLGTWKSKPGQVGQAVKDAIDAGYRHIDCAHVYQNEKEIGEAITAKIKEGVVKREDLYITSKLWNTFHRPDLVEVGLKTTLTDLQLDYLDLYLIHWPQAYKEGGELFPADGDKGLYSDVSITDTWKAMEVVAEKGLTKSIGISNFNPEQVENILSIAKIKPVTNQIEVHPYLTQKKLREFCKSKGIVVTAYSPLGSPDRPWAKPGEPTIMDDPKLKEIAARYNKSTAQIAIRYQIENGNIVIPKSVTKSRIIENIKVFDFKLSPEDIEAIDALNKNDRVCALERDVSHKDYPFKAEF, encoded by the coding sequence ATGGCATCTGAAATTCCCTTCGTAACTTTCAACAATGGCCAGAAGTTCCCCACTTTCGGATTAGGAACCTGGAAATCAAAACCCGGGCAAGTCGGTCAAGCTGTGAAGGACGCCATTGATGCAGGATACAGGCACATTGACTGTGCTCATGTGTATCAGAACGAGAAAGAAATCGGCGAGGCTATCACAGCCAAAATCAAAGAGGGAGTGGTCAAGAGAGAAGACCTCTACATCACCAGCAAACTCTGGAACACATTCCACCGTCCAGATCTTGTAGAAGTCGGTCTGAAGACGACCCTCACAGACCTCCAACTGGATTATTTAGACCTTTACTTGATCCACTGGCCACAAGCTTACAAAGAAGGGGGTGAGTTGTTCCCGGCAGACGGTGACAAGGGGCTCTACAGTGATGTAAGCATCACTGACACTTGGAAAGCCATGGAGGTTGTCGCTGAAAAAGGTTTGACCAAGTCTATCggaatctcaaatttcaatccTGAGCaggttgaaaatattttgagtatCGCCAAAATCAAGCCGGTCACAAATCAAATTGAGGTTCATCCCTATCTAACACAGAAGAAGCTGAGAGAGTTCTGCAAGTCCAAAGGTATTGTTGTGACAGCTTACAGTCCTCTAGGCAGTCCAGACCGACCATGGGCCAAACCAGGCGAGCCCACAATAATGGATGACCCGAAGTTGAAGGAGATAGCTGCCAGGTATAATAAATCGACAGCTCAGATTGCCATTCGATACCAGATTGAAAATGGTAACATCGTCATCCCCAAATCTGTGACTAAGTCCCGCATTATTGAGAACATCAAGGTGTTCGACTTCAAGCTTTCACCAGAGGACATTGAAGCCATTGATGCTCTGAACAAGAACGATCGCGTTTGTGCCTTGGAGAGGGATGTATCGCACAAGGATTACCCTTTTAAAGCAGAGTTTTAA
- the LOC109044471 gene encoding uncharacterized protein isoform X1, with the protein MFLTVLVANRGEIAVRAIRTLKRLGVRSIAVYSEPDFNAPHVTQADTAVPLGGTKAADTYLNIEKILQAAKQSGAEAIFPGYGFLSESAEFADACEEAGIVFIGPTPEQIRQFGLKHRARELASQLEIPLTPGSGLLSSVEHALTEAKRIGYPVMLKSAAGGGGIGLRRCDSPEDLSAAYESVKRLGDQFFSDSGVFVERFVDRARHIEVQIFGDGNGNVVALGERDCSLQRRNQKVVEETPAPNLPTTTREALLKAAIRLGESVAYRSAGTVEFIYDDTERAFFFLEVNTRLQVEHPVTEMVLGIDVIEWMLRVAAKEELDLTALSRAPQGAAIEVRIYAENPIKNFQPSPGVLTEVHFPDNVRIDGWVSTGSEVTSHYDPLLAKLVVHGCDREDALRRLQEALGETRLHGIVTNLDYLRQIIRDPSFRSGRAYTRLLDTFAFSPSVVEVLEPGTYSTIQDYPGRLGYWDIGVPPSGPMDDLAFRLANRIVGNHASAAGLEFTLQGPTLKFHCAALISLTGAQCPAELDGQPVSYWRPVDVQAGQVLKLGRATSGCRTYLAVRNGFDVPLYLGSRSTFVLGQFGGHAGRTFCPSDLLPISMPGVRACCTPAPVTLPQAVHQSIIPTYSSDWEIAVLYGPHGAPDFFTTESMEEFLAAWWVVHYNSNRLGVRLSGPKPSWTRADGGEAGLHPSNIHDCEYAIGSINFTGDSPVILSKDGPSLGGFVCPVTIAKAEMWKVGQVKPGDRIRFRLISFQEAQSLEQTQINDIKSLSATMKIDPSIYELPLSDYTTILAELPAEGNRPRAVYRQAGDSYILLEYGENILDLALRLRVYLLMEALQTKPLPGLEELAPGVRSLQIRYDSNVLHQKMLMRHLLELETKLGDVESLRIPSRVVHLPMAFEDSATLAAISRYRETVRNEAPWLPSNVDFVQRINGLEHRNDVRDIIFQASYLVLGLGDVYLGAPCAVPVDPRHRLLSSKYNPARTFTAEGTVGLGGMYMCIYGMDSPGGYQLVGRTLPIWNKFVKSPQFQNDQPWLLRFFDQVRFYPVTESKLQAEREAFREGRTQIRIEQTDFDFGAYRKFLADNAESIAAFQNRQKAAFDAEVTLWRDEEQTFQPPDRSVDEPLEHSGHLVRADLSGSVWKILVGDGQWVQAGSSLLVVEAMKMELTVSAPVTGHVEKICCKPGELIAPGDPLLVISPAEKP; encoded by the coding sequence ATGTTCCTCACGGTGCTGGTCGCCAACCGCGGCGAGATCGCGGTGCGGGCCATCCGGACCCTGAAGCGCCTCGGCGTGCGTAGCATCGCGGTCTACTCGGAGCCGGACTTCAACGCCCCGCACGTCACCCAAGCAGACACGGCCGTTCCTCTCGGAGGCACCAAAGCCGCCGACACCTACCTCAACATCGAGAAAATCCTACAGGCGGCGAAGCAGAGCGGCGCTGAGGCCATCTTCCCGGGCTACGGATTCCTCTCAGAGAGCGCCGAGTTCGCGGACGCATGCGAGGAGGCAGGCATAGTCTTCATCGGGCCAACTCCGGAGCAGATCCGACAATTCGGTTTGAAGCACCGCGCCCGGGAACTGGCATCCCAGTTGGAAATCCCACTGACGCCCGGAAGTGGATTGCTTTCAAGCGTCGAACATGCTTTGACCGAGGCGAAGCGCATCGGGTACCCGGTGATGCTGAAGAGCGCTGCTGGTGGTGGAGGCATCGGTCTGCGACGGTGCGACTCGCCCGAAGACTTGTCCGCGGCCTACGAGAGCGTCAAACGACTCGGAGATCAGTTCTTCAGCGATTCCGGGGTCTTCGTCGAGCGCTTTGTCGACCGCGCACGTCACATCGAGGTCCAGATATTCGGCGACGGGAATGGGAATGTAGTAGCCCTCGGCGAACGAGACTGTTCATTGCAGCGCCGTAATCAGAAAGTAGTCGAAGAGACACCCGCGCCGAATCTCCCTACCACAACACGCGAGGCTCTTCTAAAGGCAGCCATCCGATTGGGTGAATCCGTTGCCTACCGAAGCGCCGGTACCGTAGAGTTTATATACGACGATACTGAGAGGGCGTTCTTCTTCCTCGAGGTCAACACGCGCCTTCAAGTTGAGCACCCGGTGACCGAAATGGTTCTGGGGATAGATGTGATAGAATGGATGCTCCGGGTCGCTGCGAAGGAGGAACTGGACTTGACCGCCTTGTCTCGCGCCCCCCAAGGGGCTGCCATTGAAGTGCGCATCTACGCGGAGAATCCGATAAAGAACTTCCAACCCAGCCCGGGGGTCTTGACGGAAGTCCACTTTCCTGATAACGTGCGGATTGACGGGTGGGTCTCCACCGGCAGCGAGGTGACGTCGCACTACGATCCATTGCTCGCGAAGCTGGTGGTCCACGGCTGCGATCGCGAGGACGCTCTTCGAAGATTGCAAGAGGCTCTGGGAGAAACGAGACTGCACGGCATCGTCACGAACTTGGACTACCTCCGCCAGATAATCCGAGACCCCAGCTTTCGATCGGGACGGGCCTACACCCGCCTGCTCGACACGTTCGCTTTTTCTCCGAGCGTTGTGGAGGTCCTGGAACCCGGGACGTACTCGACGATTCAGGACTACCCAGGGCGCCTCGGTTACTGGGACATCGGGGTTCCGCCCTCCGGTCCCATGGACGATCTCGCGTTCCGGCTAGCCAATAGGATCGTCGGCAACCATGCGAGCGCGGCAGGACTCGAATTCACTTTGCAAGGCCCGACTCTCAAGTTCCATTGCGCTGCTTTGATCTCGCTGACTGGCGCGCAGTGTCCTGCGGAGCTCGACGGGCAGCCTGTCTCGTACTGGAGGCCGGTAGATGTCCAGGCTGGCCAAGTCTTAAAATTAGGACGCGCGACCTCTGGTTGTCGGACTTACCTGGCAGTTCGCAACGGCTTCGACGTTCCATTGTACCTAGGTAGTCGCTCAACATTCGTCCTCGGTCAATTCGGTGGCCATGCGGGCCGGACGTTCTGTCCTTCCGATTTGCTACCTATCTCTATGCCTGGGGTGAGAGCCTGCTGCACCCCGGCGCCTGTGACCCTGCCACAAGCAGTGCATCAGAGCATAATACCCACGTATTCTAGTGACTGGGAAATAGCGGTGCTGTACGGTCCCCACGGTGCTCCGGACTTCTTCACCACCGAGTCGATGGAAGAGTTCCTTGCTGCTTGGTGGGTTGTGCACTACAACTCAAATCGACTCGGCGTTCGTCTGTCAGGACCGAAGCCGAGTTGGACTCGGGCCGATGGCGGCGAGGCAGGCCTCCACCCGTCGAACATCCACGACTGTGAGTACGCGATCGGCTCGATCAATTTCACCGGGGACTCGCCGGTTATCCTCAGCAAGGACGGTCCGAGCCTCGGAGGGTTTGTTTGTCCCGTAACAATCGCCAAGGCCGAGATGTGGAAAGTCGGTCAGGTGAAGCCGGGTGATCGAATCCGTTTCCGACTTATCAGCTTCCAGGAAGCGCAAAGCCTCGAACAAACCCAGATCAATGACATCAAGTCACTCTCTGCCACCATGAAAATCGATCCGTCAATCTATGAACTTCCCCTCAGTGATTATACCACCATTCTCGCCGAATTACCAGCCGAGGGCAATCGTCCACGTGCAGTTTACCGGCAAGCCGGCGATTCCTACATCCTTTTAGAATACGGTGAGAATATCCTCGATCTAGCCCTGCGCCTGCGGGTTTATCTACTGATGGAAGCGCTCCAAACGAAGCCTCTACCAGGATTGGAGGAGCTTGCACCAGGTGTGCGATCTTTGCAGATACGTTACGACAGCAACGTCCTCCACCAAAAAATGCTAATGCGACATCTACTCGAGCTCGAAACGAAACTGGGCGATGTCGAATCGTTACGGATTCCATCCCGCGTTGTTCACCTACCGATGGCTTTCGAAGACAGTGCCACGTTGGCTGCCATCAGTCGATACCGAGAAACCGTGCGAAACGAAGCGCCATGGCTGCCTAGCAACGTCGACTTCGTCCAGCGCATCAACGGTCTGGAACACCGCAACGATGTCAGGGACATCATCTTCCAGGCGAGCTATCTTGTTCTCGGTTTGGGCGACGTGTACCTCGGCGCGCCTTGCGCGGTTCCCGTGGACCCACGCCACCGCTTGCTGAGCTCCAAGTACAACCCGGCCCGCACTTTCACTGCCGAGGGCACGGTCGGGCTCGGTGGGATGTACATGTGCATCTACGGAATGGACTCTCCCGGTGGCTACCAGCTAGTCGGCCGCACCCTCCCGATCTGGAACAAGTTCGTGAAGAGCCCCCAATTCCAAAACGATCAGCCGTGGCTACTGCGATTCTTCGACCAGGTTCGCTTCTACCCAGTCACTGAGAGCAAGCTACAGGCTGAGCGCGAGGCGTTCCGAGAGGGGAGGACGCAAATCCGTATCGAGCAGACTGATTTCGACTTCGGAGCCTACCGGAAGTTCCTCGCAGACAACGCTGAGAGCATCGCCGCTTTTCAAAATCGGCAGAAAGCCGCTTTCGATGCTGAGGTCACTCTTTGGAGAGACGAGGAGCAAACCTTCCAACCTCCGGACCGGTCGGTGGATGAGCCTCTGGAGCATAGTGGCCATCTAGTTAGAGCTGATTTATCCGGAAGCGTCTGGAAGATTTTGGTGGGAGATGGACAATGGGTTCAAGCAGGGTCCTCGCTCCTCGTGGTCGAAGCCATGAAGATGGAATTGACGGTTTCTGCTCCTGTCACTGGCCACGTCGAGAAAATTTGCTGCAAGCCGGGCGAGCTTATTGCGCCGGGTGATCCACTTCTCGTGATTTCGCCCGCGGAGAAGCCCTGA